From a single Desulfonispora thiosulfatigenes DSM 11270 genomic region:
- a CDS encoding murein hydrolase activator EnvC family protein, with protein MSKQWEPRPRKYRESPKFPYDRYPKKKRKVSKFFIQTVSTILIFLSIWVAFSMEGPMWYKTQAAMRDWFVKDTDIKAVFNVVKQIGFKGDTFERAGFEVINPANNNANEPMAIPVSGTVTVPFGWGKDSGKSNFHNGIVINAPISTAVKAAYSGTVLEIKDDEKLGRTLILSHKNGLMTVYGYCSEILVKENEVIEKGQIIAKTGKGKSTPEGQLYFEANRLGEPVNPMDLLEIDKGI; from the coding sequence ATGTCAAAACAATGGGAGCCAAGACCACGCAAATACAGAGAAAGTCCCAAATTCCCCTATGATAGATACCCTAAGAAGAAAAGGAAGGTTAGTAAGTTTTTTATTCAAACTGTTTCGACTATATTAATATTTCTTTCTATTTGGGTAGCTTTTAGTATGGAAGGACCAATGTGGTATAAAACACAAGCTGCTATGAGAGATTGGTTTGTAAAGGATACTGATATAAAAGCGGTATTTAATGTGGTTAAACAAATAGGTTTTAAAGGAGATACTTTTGAGCGAGCAGGTTTTGAGGTAATAAATCCTGCTAATAATAATGCAAATGAACCTATGGCAATTCCTGTTTCTGGTACTGTGACTGTTCCTTTTGGCTGGGGAAAGGATAGTGGTAAATCAAATTTCCATAATGGCATTGTAATTAATGCTCCTATAAGTACAGCAGTTAAGGCTGCTTATTCAGGTACTGTCTTAGAGATTAAAGATGATGAAAAGTTAGGAAGAACTCTTATATTATCTCATAAAAATGGTTTAATGACTGTTTATGGTTATTGTAGTGAAATATTGGTAAAAGAAAATGAAGTGATTGAAAAAGGGCAGATTATCGCGAAGACAGGAAAAGGAAAATCAACACCAGAAGGGCAATTGTATTTTGAGGCTAATAGATTAGGTGAACCAGTAAATCCTATGGATCTTTTAGAAATAGATAAAGGTATATAA
- a CDS encoding DUF3791 domain-containing protein gives MDKNINFIVFCLESYKQAHNLTGKDALKIFNDYKVFDYIKSFYDVLHSTGQDYIVEDIDEYIKSRRNLINV, from the coding sequence ATGGATAAAAATATTAATTTTATAGTATTTTGTCTTGAAAGTTATAAGCAGGCACATAATTTAACAGGTAAAGATGCTCTTAAGATTTTTAACGATTATAAGGTGTTTGATTATATTAAGTCTTTTTATGACGTGCTTCATTCTACTGGACAGGATTATATTGTAGAGGATATTGATGAATATATTAAATCGAGAAGAAACTTAATTAATGTGTAG
- a CDS encoding PRK06851 family protein — protein MAAKIRRFFAGGNTSEGFYSFYHYMVKPDATRFFIIKGGSGTGKSTFMRYIGKEMASRGYELEYHHCSSDFNSIDGVVIKDLDIGLVDGTAPHTIDPKTPGAVDEIINMGEYWNEEGIIPHKEEIMKISKSKKNFFNLAYSSLSEAKIINYELEFYITESMDFAPINKLTNDIIGEVFADVEPDYKKTVKPRHLFARAFTPQGQVNMLDSILVDAKKVYLLKGEPGSGKSTVLSNVLEMATRLGIYTEVYHCPLDPSKLDTLVLPSLQVTFITKDDIDLNNFEVKRFEFEEFSKKNVVDFYAQEINECKERYAAACNRAIMFTQKAMAEHSKLEEFYVRNMNFDQINVKKEEILQRILKYAQELKK, from the coding sequence ATGGCAGCTAAGATTAGAAGATTTTTCGCTGGTGGAAATACATCTGAAGGTTTTTATTCTTTTTATCATTATATGGTAAAACCAGATGCAACGAGGTTTTTTATCATTAAAGGTGGATCAGGAACGGGAAAGTCTACTTTTATGAGATACATAGGGAAGGAAATGGCAAGTAGGGGATATGAGCTAGAGTATCATCACTGCTCATCTGATTTTAACTCTATTGATGGCGTGGTAATTAAGGATTTAGATATAGGCCTTGTTGATGGTACTGCACCCCATACGATTGACCCCAAAACCCCTGGTGCTGTGGATGAGATTATTAATATGGGTGAGTATTGGAATGAGGAGGGAATTATTCCTCACAAGGAAGAAATCATGAAGATTAGTAAGTCAAAGAAAAATTTCTTTAATTTAGCATATTCTAGTTTAAGTGAAGCTAAGATTATTAATTATGAGCTAGAATTTTACATTACGGAAAGTATGGATTTTGCTCCTATCAATAAATTAACCAATGATATTATAGGAGAGGTTTTTGCTGATGTAGAGCCTGATTATAAAAAGACGGTTAAGCCACGTCATTTATTTGCACGAGCTTTTACTCCACAGGGTCAGGTAAATATGTTAGATTCTATTTTAGTAGATGCTAAAAAGGTGTATCTATTAAAGGGTGAACCAGGCAGTGGTAAATCTACTGTGCTTTCAAATGTTTTAGAGATGGCTACTAGGCTTGGGATTTATACCGAGGTTTATCATTGTCCGTTAGATCCATCTAAACTAGATACGTTAGTGCTCCCAAGTTTACAGGTAACTTTTATAACTAAAGATGATATTGATTTAAATAATTTTGAGGTTAAAAGATTTGAGTTTGAGGAGTTTTCTAAAAAGAATGTAGTTGATTTTTATGCACAGGAAATAAATGAATGTAAGGAGCGTTATGCTGCTGCTTGTAACCGGGCGATCATGTTTACGCAAAAGGCGATGGCTGAACATAGTAAATTAGAAGAATTTTATGTGAGAAATATGAATTTTGATCAGATTAATGTAAAGAAAGAAGAAATATTACAAAGGATTTTAAAATATGCGCAAGAGTTAAAAAAGTAA
- a CDS encoding ATPase — MAKIRRFFAGGNTSEGFYSFYHYMVKPDATRFFIIKGGSGTGKSTFMRYIGKEMASRGYELEYHHCSSDFNSIDGVVIKDLDIGLVDGTAPHEASSLSQLI; from the coding sequence ATGGCTAAGATTAGAAGATTTTTCGCTGGTGGAAATACATCTGAAGGTTTTTATTCTTTTTATCATTATATGGTAAAACCAGATGCAACGAGGTTTTTTATCATTAAAGGTGGATCAGGAACGGGAAAGTCTACTTTTATGAGATACATAGGGAAGGAAATGGCAAGTAGGGGATATGAGCTAGAGTATCACCACTGCTCATCTGATTTTAACTCAATTGATGGCGTGGTAATTAAGGATTTAGATATAGGCCTTGTTGATGGTACTGCACCCCATGAAGCGAGTTCGCTATCACAACTAATATAA
- a CDS encoding YkvA family protein, protein MRTKEQLFKKFLKKASNSDIYRIDKNLASMNKGQIIELWPKVQGIYKMVKDPKAPWTSKALSIATLIYLISPMDAIPDFVPILGLSDDAAIIIATLATLTVQLKKYLENKD, encoded by the coding sequence ATGAGAACGAAAGAACAGTTATTTAAAAAGTTCTTAAAAAAAGCAAGTAACTCTGATATATATAGAATCGATAAAAATCTTGCAAGCATGAATAAAGGCCAAATAATCGAGTTATGGCCAAAAGTTCAAGGCATATATAAAATGGTCAAAGACCCTAAAGCTCCTTGGACATCAAAAGCATTATCCATAGCTACCTTAATTTATTTAATTTCACCAATGGATGCAATACCAGATTTTGTACCAATATTAGGATTATCTGACGATGCAGCAATAATTATTGCTACCCTAGCAACACTTACAGTTCAGCTCAAAAAATATTTAGAAAATAAAGATTAA
- a CDS encoding peptidylprolyl isomerase: MSQNPIVTIEMEDGGIIKAELFPEIAPNTVKSFISLIQKGYYDGIIFHRVIPGFMIQGGCPEGSGTGGPGYSIKGEFSGNGFENNLKHDRGVLSMARTNEPNSAGSQFFIMVKNSPHLDRQYAAFGKVTEGMDVVDKIVATKRNMMDKPNEDQRMKKVTVDTFGVEFEEPEVVKIDPSDRFKKSW, from the coding sequence ATGTCTCAAAATCCAATAGTTACAATAGAAATGGAAGATGGCGGAATAATTAAAGCTGAGCTTTTTCCTGAAATTGCTCCTAACACAGTTAAAAGTTTCATTTCCCTAATTCAAAAAGGTTATTATGACGGTATTATTTTTCACAGGGTAATTCCTGGTTTTATGATACAAGGAGGATGTCCTGAAGGATCTGGTACTGGTGGTCCTGGGTACAGCATTAAAGGAGAATTCTCTGGAAATGGTTTTGAAAATAATTTAAAACATGATCGTGGTGTACTTTCTATGGCTCGTACTAACGAACCTAATAGTGCAGGTTCACAGTTCTTTATCATGGTGAAAAACTCTCCTCATTTAGATCGTCAATATGCAGCCTTTGGTAAAGTAACCGAAGGAATGGATGTAGTTGATAAAATTGTAGCTACAAAAAGAAATATGATGGACAAACCTAATGAAGATCAAAGAATGAAAAAAGTAACAGTAGATACTTTTGGCGTAGAATTTGAAGAACCAGAAGTAGTTAAAATCGATCCATCAGATCGCTTCAAAAAATCTTGGTAA
- a CDS encoding DUF3990 domain-containing protein, translating into MEQAFTPLAVEIRLFAGLAEKVSLRKNIDKRFLSVYKFDIQKAKKELKIIEFEYANEKWLDFITINRRGKEISEEYDIVIGPVADDNVYLTVKLFETGVLDKEEALKRLKVEKLYDQILFHTEKALGFCVFDYYEELGGKDNG; encoded by the coding sequence TTGGAACAGGCTTTTACACCACTAGCAGTAGAAATCAGGCTGTTCGCTGGGCTGGCTGAAAAGGTGAGTTTAAGAAAGAATATAGACAAAAGATTTTTATCGGTTTATAAGTTTGATATACAAAAAGCAAAAAAAGAACTTAAAATTATAGAATTTGAATATGCTAACGAAAAGTGGTTGGATTTTATTACTATAAATCGTAGAGGAAAAGAAATTTCAGAAGAATATGATATTGTAATTGGTCCTGTTGCAGACGATAATGTGTATTTGACTGTAAAACTCTTTGAAACTGGCGTGTTAGATAAAGAAGAAGCCTTGAAACGTTTAAAAGTAGAGAAACTTTATGATCAGATTTTATTTCATACTGAAAAAGCTTTAGGTTTTTGCGTATTTGATTATTATGAAGAATTAGGAGGGAAAGACAATGGATAA
- a CDS encoding UPF0175 family protein → MHYYTNITLPQEIVLSLRETSENIVKNMKKTVAIKYYKENKLSLGQCAELSEMSKEEFIQLLSTYKISIFNFENDEELLEDIKNA, encoded by the coding sequence TAATATAACTCTTCCGCAGGAGATAGTGCTTTCACTAAGAGAAACTAGTGAAAATATTGTTAAAAATATGAAAAAAACAGTAGCGATTAAATATTATAAAGAAAATAAGTTATCTTTAGGACAATGTGCGGAACTTTCTGAGATGTCAAAGGAAGAATTTATCCAGTTACTTTCAACTTATAAAATATCAATTTTTAATTTCGAAAATGATGAAGAATTATTAGAGGATATTAAAAATGCGTAA
- a CDS encoding Rpn family recombination-promoting nuclease/putative transposase → MKNEIVNKHDLTFKEVFSQKKIAENFIKNNIPKEALAIIDMGSLELQKDTFINEELQENFSDLIYKVKINNKESYISFLLEHKSYKDKMTIFQVHKYILEFWTAKVHKEKKKELPVIIPLVIYHGEDKWNLKTDLKEMIPGFNELPKYFRERVPTFKHDLINVNEYEEDDFEKYTKLTAMMLKAFKYAFEENLEVVLRVFLLALEEAKKEVELDTLIYYGEIYLKYIELTNSEIKEDDIREEIKRLDGKGDLTMSILEQREEKGLKKGIEKGKKK, encoded by the coding sequence ATGAAAAATGAAATAGTAAATAAACATGATCTAACATTTAAAGAAGTATTTAGCCAGAAGAAAATAGCAGAAAATTTTATCAAGAATAATATACCAAAGGAAGCATTAGCTATCATTGATATGGGTAGTTTAGAATTACAAAAAGACACTTTTATAAATGAAGAATTACAAGAAAACTTTTCTGATTTAATTTATAAAGTGAAAATAAATAACAAGGAAAGTTACATTAGTTTTTTATTAGAACATAAATCGTATAAAGACAAAATGACTATATTTCAAGTCCATAAATATATATTAGAATTTTGGACGGCAAAGGTTCACAAAGAAAAGAAAAAAGAACTACCCGTAATAATCCCGTTGGTAATTTATCATGGGGAAGATAAATGGAACTTAAAGACAGACCTAAAAGAAATGATTCCTGGATTTAATGAGTTACCAAAATATTTTAGGGAAAGGGTACCCACCTTTAAACATGATCTCATTAATGTAAATGAATATGAAGAAGATGATTTTGAAAAGTATACAAAATTAACAGCAATGATGCTAAAAGCATTTAAATATGCCTTTGAAGAAAATCTCGAAGTTGTTTTACGAGTATTTTTATTAGCATTAGAAGAAGCAAAAAAAGAAGTAGAATTAGATACATTAATCTATTATGGAGAAATATATTTAAAATATATAGAACTGACAAATAGTGAAATAAAAGAAGATGATATAAGAGAGGAAATAAAAAGGTTAGATGGAAAGGGGGATCTTACTATGAGTATCTTAGAACAAAGAGAAGAAAAAGGATTGAAAAAAGGAATTGAAAAAGGAAAAAAGAAGTAG
- a CDS encoding DUF3990 domain-containing protein, whose product MCKKGSFQDYWRVKVNIYHGSYVIVEKPEILAINRLLDFGTGFYTTSSRNQAVRWAG is encoded by the coding sequence ATGTGTAAAAAAGGTTCTTTTCAAGATTATTGGAGGGTTAAAGTGAATATTTATCATGGTAGTTATGTGATTGTAGAAAAACCTGAAATTTTAGCAATTAACCGCTTACTGGATTTTGGAACAGGCTTTTACACCACTAGCAGTAGAAATCAGGCTGTTCGCTGGGCTGGCTGA